The following are encoded together in the Flavihumibacter fluvii genome:
- a CDS encoding LuxR C-terminal-related transcriptional regulator, which produces MLRTKLNRPTNTADHLERPHLVELLEKNRHLPLILVSAPAGYGKSILISQWLEQKNNFGWLSIDESMNDAPTFVKYFTEGLSIACAAAASGLKNWEQENYFLKWEAIIDKVINKLNELKEPVRLILDDYHLIRNQEIHELISAIINEDITNFHLVIITRRDPPLRLRGLRLYHKMFELRAHDLKFDENDIRKLLAKERIVDFSDEELSDLYEQSEGWVLAIRIMLAARSFQMLEGNKGKSLTLSNDLDDLLVHISDKLDPKFFRQLQICSLCDQFSEELIDSVFSHAFQDSDSAAILLKKLRDLNFFLIPTSEDGTWYRFHHLIRDILKRQLEKNEPETINQLYIKISKWFSGKNIVDEAIRYAIKGNDYALASRQIISHRESILEKGQWWVLQRWLNNIPRQIRNTNIDLLLMELLVCEETWRIRDFSSILEILESVGIENSNDKNISLYLFHLGYFLTYINPNPKKATESLERSKALFHDDSYMFGGRRELILASSRQMLGLTALALQSLEEIRQKFDPSSQLHIRAIHGKVLVHLHSGNLEAANSDSNKLLFLVQDSELQYAKGWGSYFLGNIAFQWYNEYEAIHSLKGVLAFEGLFNLRVYFDALAGLALISSLQEDQEATALFLEQMCQLALKLKDTNFQNYCRSVQARVNWHAGQGDKELGWAEADWVKQHPSSYLFLIDVPELTKLRIVVSHGSRAQVEEAVAMLKEVEAMLESVHNHYQQIDLVLLRAMGYLRLGEKERAAKYLTEALILADKNDMVRPVVEVNRVMPDLFNLIAKTDAHNRLLSRIGIDSSSQKFLSVPTFKDNRLTTREQKVVELIAKGLQNKEVADQLHISTVTVKSHLTNIFKKLGVSNRTSMLRIIQDQRPLFKIQ; this is translated from the coding sequence ATGCTTCGGACGAAGTTAAATAGACCAACCAACACTGCTGATCACTTAGAGCGACCACATTTAGTTGAACTACTGGAAAAAAATCGCCATTTACCATTGATATTGGTTTCGGCACCTGCAGGTTACGGTAAGAGTATATTAATTAGCCAATGGCTGGAGCAGAAAAATAATTTCGGATGGCTTTCAATAGATGAAAGCATGAATGATGCTCCTACTTTCGTAAAATATTTCACTGAAGGCCTAAGTATTGCCTGTGCTGCTGCTGCATCAGGTTTGAAAAATTGGGAGCAGGAAAATTATTTTCTTAAATGGGAAGCAATAATTGATAAAGTAATTAATAAACTCAATGAGTTAAAAGAGCCCGTTCGACTAATTCTGGACGACTATCACCTGATCAGAAATCAGGAAATCCACGAGTTGATTAGTGCGATCATCAACGAGGACATTACAAATTTTCACTTAGTAATTATTACCCGCAGGGATCCGCCACTTCGACTCCGTGGTTTACGGCTCTATCATAAAATGTTTGAACTCAGAGCTCACGATCTGAAGTTTGACGAAAATGATATTCGAAAGCTTTTAGCAAAGGAGCGTATCGTTGATTTTTCTGATGAAGAACTTAGTGACCTGTATGAGCAATCGGAGGGCTGGGTCCTGGCAATACGGATAATGCTGGCAGCCCGATCATTTCAAATGTTGGAAGGTAACAAGGGAAAATCCCTGACCCTGTCTAACGATTTGGATGATCTTCTAGTTCATATTAGTGACAAATTAGATCCTAAGTTTTTCAGGCAATTGCAGATCTGTTCTTTGTGTGATCAATTCAGTGAAGAACTGATCGACTCAGTTTTTTCGCATGCCTTTCAAGATTCGGACAGCGCAGCTATTTTGCTTAAAAAATTGCGGGATTTGAATTTTTTTCTGATTCCAACCAGCGAGGATGGAACATGGTATCGATTCCACCACTTAATTCGTGACATTTTAAAGCGGCAACTGGAAAAAAATGAACCTGAAACAATTAATCAACTTTATATAAAGATAAGTAAGTGGTTTTCAGGGAAAAATATTGTTGATGAAGCCATCCGCTATGCGATCAAAGGGAACGACTATGCATTGGCCAGTAGGCAGATCATAAGCCATAGAGAAAGCATACTGGAAAAGGGCCAATGGTGGGTTCTGCAACGCTGGCTCAATAACATTCCCCGGCAAATTCGTAATACCAATATTGATTTATTGTTGATGGAGTTACTGGTTTGCGAAGAAACCTGGAGAATCAGAGATTTTTCTTCTATTCTGGAAATCCTAGAATCAGTAGGCATTGAAAATTCAAATGACAAGAATATCTCCCTGTATTTGTTTCACTTAGGGTACTTTCTAACCTATATCAACCCTAATCCCAAAAAAGCGACTGAATCGCTTGAGCGGTCAAAAGCGTTGTTTCATGATGATAGTTACATGTTTGGCGGACGCAGGGAGTTGATATTGGCCAGCAGCAGGCAAATGCTTGGCTTAACTGCTTTAGCATTGCAATCACTTGAAGAGATTCGGCAAAAATTCGATCCTTCCTCACAACTTCATATTCGCGCCATACACGGCAAAGTGCTAGTGCACTTGCATTCCGGAAATCTTGAAGCTGCAAATAGCGACTCGAATAAATTATTGTTTCTTGTTCAGGATTCTGAACTGCAATATGCAAAAGGATGGGGCTCGTATTTTCTTGGCAATATTGCCTTTCAATGGTATAATGAGTATGAAGCGATACACAGCTTAAAAGGAGTCCTGGCATTTGAAGGGCTTTTTAATCTTAGGGTTTATTTCGATGCGTTAGCAGGATTAGCGCTAATCAGCTCATTACAGGAAGATCAGGAGGCAACAGCTTTATTTCTTGAACAAATGTGCCAATTGGCATTAAAACTGAAGGACACAAATTTTCAGAATTATTGCCGTTCCGTCCAAGCAAGAGTCAACTGGCATGCAGGGCAAGGAGACAAAGAATTAGGCTGGGCTGAAGCCGACTGGGTGAAGCAGCACCCGTCGTCATATTTATTTTTGATCGATGTACCTGAACTGACTAAGTTACGAATCGTAGTTAGTCATGGTTCACGTGCTCAGGTTGAGGAAGCGGTTGCTATGCTGAAGGAAGTGGAAGCCATGCTGGAAAGTGTTCATAATCACTATCAGCAGATAGACCTTGTTCTACTAAGAGCGATGGGGTATTTACGTCTTGGAGAAAAAGAACGTGCTGCCAAATATTTAACGGAAGCGCTGATACTGGCAGATAAAAATGATATGGTCAGGCCGGTCGTGGAGGTCAATCGTGTAATGCCAGACCTATTCAACTTGATAGCAAAAACGGATGCACACAATCGACTATTATCCAGAATTGGTATCGATTCATCTTCACAAAAGTTCTTGTCAGTTCCTACTTTCAAAGACAATAGGTTAACAACACGTGAGCAAAAAGTTGTTGAACTCATTGCAAAAGGCCTGCAAAATAAAGAGGTTGCTGATCAACTTCATATTTCTACAGTAACTGTTAAAAGTCACTTGACGAATATTTTTAAAAAACTTGGCGTCTCCAATCGCACCTCGATGTTGCGAATTATACAAGATCAGAGACCCCTGTTTAAAATCCAGTAG
- a CDS encoding carboxymuconolactone decarboxylase family protein produces MAYIDLQNDEPGIRGPMAYRPETAKPLNELAELLLRSEDNSLSKGDRELIGAYVSYLNDCFFCQNVHGAMAGHYMGCSLEQIDAIKNDPSKAAISDKMRALLAIAASVQQNGKQVTPEQVSAARELGATDREIHDTVLIAAAFCMFNRYVDGLGTWAPEDRQVYVNRAPMRAEQGYVGSVPPAK; encoded by the coding sequence ATGGCATATATCGATTTACAGAATGACGAGCCCGGTATCCGCGGGCCGATGGCTTACCGTCCAGAGACGGCTAAGCCCTTGAATGAACTGGCAGAATTGCTACTGCGCAGTGAAGACAATAGTTTATCGAAAGGCGATCGCGAATTGATTGGTGCTTATGTTTCCTACCTGAATGATTGTTTCTTTTGCCAGAATGTGCATGGCGCTATGGCTGGTCATTATATGGGTTGTTCTTTAGAACAGATCGACGCCATTAAAAATGATCCATCTAAAGCAGCCATTTCCGATAAGATGCGCGCCTTGTTGGCCATTGCGGCATCGGTGCAGCAGAATGGGAAGCAGGTGACGCCGGAACAAGTAAGTGCGGCGCGGGAGTTGGGTGCTACGGATCGCGAGATCCATGATACAGTGCTGATCGCGGCGGCATTTTGCATGTTCAATCGTTATGTGGATGGATTAGGTACCTGGGCGCCGGAGGATCGGCAGGTGTATGTGAACCGGGCGCCGATGCGCGCGGAGCAGGGGTATGTTGGGTCGGTTCCGCCTGCGAAGTAG
- a CDS encoding T9SS type A sorting domain-containing protein: protein MTSLAYAGNFRIGMALVCAVNTKNPILLLVTLFLSLHLSAQDVRPFTVRYTTDARGKMVMVTNNIITTKRRSGGTAVKYDAAPPACPAGSFLCKNDGEFNSNIDIDGDPATFNSSSATLTMPTCNSVAYAALYWGAGIAINQNNNGALPMRSAGWNNIMFKAPGGAYQAITADRTDTLRSVFHGYQCFRDVTDLVRAAGVGSYTIANVKCDTVNAAGQPLANAFGGWTMVVIYADPSQALKNFTIFDGLTVIGNTAGINTKDITITGFKCPPIGNVVASMGVVVYDGDRGAADGFFMKKNTTGVFTNQTFGVESAASTSNFNDAWNSSITDKGSLVTSRVPAHQNTYGFDAHIYKLANSGNTYLRNSDNSAVVRISTTSEGYVLGLLTSEIDTYYPELVMENTITALSSNPDRYTGDTLRISSVVKNIGNNTATGVRAEDRLQPYFKYVPNSITIENVTKTDNAADDEAEFIAATNTIIARLGTSGNIANSDPEYKLSYLVTITTNCADIPTTPMALQQQTKLFYQDQVSSVFDSTASRPKSLDNCVAAISAGAVNLNYGCMTILPVKLLSFTGIRAPGGNQLLWKIQEEKDAAIYVVQVATDGIHFKDIYNRHASGSSGIFSYSYTDNRSYASGNIYYRIKTTYKTGRSEYSGTIRINTSTNNTITLQQQSPTARTVTIRSSEPISFVQFYNTKGQFLKSTQAIVANQPVDVTDLSPGIYYLRVYTKENMQVVKLLRQ, encoded by the coding sequence ATGACGAGCCTTGCATATGCAGGCAATTTTCGTATAGGCATGGCGTTAGTGTGTGCTGTGAACACAAAAAATCCGATACTTCTCTTAGTCACCCTGTTCCTCAGCCTGCATCTTAGCGCGCAGGATGTGCGGCCTTTTACGGTTCGTTATACAACGGATGCAAGGGGGAAAATGGTGATGGTCACCAATAATATCATTACAACCAAGCGGCGATCGGGCGGTACTGCTGTAAAGTATGATGCGGCTCCGCCAGCTTGTCCGGCCGGATCCTTCCTCTGTAAGAACGATGGCGAGTTTAATTCCAATATCGATATAGATGGTGATCCTGCCACCTTCAACAGTTCAAGTGCCACACTCACCATGCCCACTTGTAATTCGGTTGCTTATGCAGCCTTGTATTGGGGCGCAGGCATAGCGATCAACCAGAATAATAATGGTGCACTGCCCATGCGCAGTGCCGGTTGGAACAATATTATGTTTAAAGCACCGGGCGGAGCTTACCAGGCTATCACCGCAGATAGGACCGATACACTACGTTCTGTGTTCCATGGCTACCAGTGTTTCCGTGATGTAACCGACCTTGTGCGTGCGGCCGGCGTTGGCTCCTATACCATTGCCAACGTAAAATGTGATACGGTAAATGCAGCCGGCCAGCCGCTGGCCAATGCTTTTGGTGGCTGGACCATGGTGGTGATCTATGCCGATCCCAGTCAGGCCTTGAAGAATTTTACCATATTTGACGGCTTAACGGTAATTGGGAACACGGCTGGTATCAATACAAAAGACATCACCATTACCGGGTTTAAATGCCCGCCAATCGGGAATGTGGTGGCTTCGATGGGTGTGGTGGTGTATGATGGAGACCGTGGTGCAGCCGATGGATTCTTCATGAAGAAAAATACTACCGGTGTGTTTACCAACCAAACCTTTGGTGTGGAAAGCGCGGCATCCACCAGTAATTTCAATGATGCCTGGAACAGTTCCATCACCGATAAAGGCAGCCTGGTGACCAGCAGGGTTCCCGCACACCAGAATACCTATGGCTTCGATGCGCATATTTATAAGCTGGCTAATTCCGGAAATACTTATTTGCGCAATAGTGATAATTCGGCGGTGGTAAGGATCAGTACCACATCTGAAGGTTATGTATTGGGACTGTTAACATCTGAAATCGATACATACTACCCGGAATTGGTAATGGAGAATACGATTACGGCCTTAAGCAGCAACCCCGACCGCTATACCGGTGATACCCTGCGAATTTCAAGTGTTGTAAAAAACATCGGCAATAATACCGCCACCGGGGTTCGTGCTGAAGACCGGCTGCAGCCTTATTTTAAATATGTGCCAAATTCAATAACCATCGAAAATGTAACCAAAACCGATAATGCTGCTGATGATGAGGCTGAATTCATTGCTGCTACAAATACCATCATCGCCAGGCTTGGAACCAGCGGGAATATCGCCAACAGCGATCCAGAATATAAACTAAGTTACTTGGTGACGATAACAACCAATTGTGCCGATATCCCCACCACGCCCATGGCCCTGCAGCAACAGACCAAATTGTTCTACCAGGACCAGGTATCCTCTGTTTTCGATTCAACTGCATCCAGGCCGAAATCGCTGGATAACTGTGTGGCGGCCATTTCTGCGGGTGCAGTGAACCTGAATTATGGCTGTATGACGATATTGCCGGTGAAGCTATTGTCGTTCACGGGTATCAGGGCGCCTGGAGGCAACCAGTTACTCTGGAAGATACAGGAGGAAAAGGATGCCGCCATTTATGTGGTGCAGGTGGCCACCGATGGCATCCATTTCAAGGATATTTACAATAGGCATGCGTCAGGAAGTTCCGGCATTTTTTCCTACAGTTATACAGATAATAGAAGTTATGCTTCGGGCAATATCTATTACCGGATCAAGACCACCTATAAAACCGGGCGGTCGGAATATTCGGGAACTATCAGGATAAATACAAGTACTAACAATACGATTACTTTACAGCAGCAGTCACCCACAGCGCGCACTGTGACTATCCGCTCTTCAGAGCCCATCAGTTTTGTGCAATTCTATAATACCAAGGGGCAGTTCCTGAAAAGCACACAGGCGATAGTGGCCAACCAACCGGTGGATGTAACCGACCTTTCGCCGGGTATTTACTACCTGCGGGTGTATACCAAAGAAAATATGCAGGTGGTGAAGCTGTTGCGGCAGTAA
- a CDS encoding 3-keto-disaccharide hydrolase: MLFFIILKRKMQWTLMAACLLASATAQAQLTLPLTDLSFFKAPAANWQLAGDVWADLNQSNLLTVKNGTGILVNLVSKTKHGEDLFTSIEHGDMDLELDYLMAKGSNSGIYLQGRYEVQLLDSWGIAIPKAVDNGAIYDRNAPRQNVSRAPGLWQHLKISFQAPRFDANGRKTDNAKMLRIELNGVLIHEGISLAGPTGGAMGDNEVANGPLRIQGDHGTVAFKNISITKYDKARPGLSNLHYTVYEGKFNEEPDFSELIPKFEGSAEMISSNMVQLKNEFLVRYTGKLQVNEAGEYAFNLSTPGGKGFLKINDKTVIPMDQSDGEGKITLPAGSMPFELAYAKFEDWAQPALGLSVAGPGIREYSASDANTPGGDVVDPILVNATNNTLLHSFMDIPGQRIVHAVSVGSPTKLHYTYDMEKGNLVQVWRGGFLDATPMWHERGDGSSRPAGSVVLFGTSSFFLQKLSSQQQAWSTDSAGTGYRPKGYQLDKEDRPAFRYQLYGSNVVDAMVALENGQGIKREITVKGPAQNLHALLARGKNIELLPGGLYIIDDKAYYIQVNDNGGAQPILRTSGGQQELLLPVKEKITYTILF; encoded by the coding sequence ATGTTATTTTTTATTATCCTGAAACGGAAAATGCAATGGACTTTGATGGCGGCCTGCCTGTTGGCCTCGGCCACTGCACAGGCACAGCTCACGCTGCCGCTTACCGACCTTTCCTTTTTTAAGGCTCCTGCCGCTAACTGGCAACTGGCTGGCGATGTTTGGGCTGATCTTAACCAATCCAACCTGCTGACTGTAAAAAATGGCACCGGCATCCTGGTGAACCTGGTGAGTAAAACCAAACACGGGGAAGATCTATTTACCAGTATCGAACATGGCGATATGGACCTTGAACTGGATTACCTGATGGCAAAGGGCTCGAACTCCGGTATCTACCTGCAGGGCCGCTACGAGGTGCAGTTGCTGGATAGCTGGGGTATTGCCATTCCAAAGGCAGTTGACAATGGTGCGATCTACGACCGCAATGCACCCCGTCAAAATGTTAGCCGCGCTCCTGGTTTGTGGCAGCACCTGAAAATTTCTTTCCAGGCGCCCCGTTTTGATGCCAACGGCCGCAAAACCGATAACGCGAAAATGCTGCGTATTGAATTGAATGGTGTGTTGATCCATGAAGGCATTTCATTAGCCGGACCCACAGGCGGTGCGATGGGTGACAATGAAGTAGCGAACGGCCCTTTGCGGATCCAGGGTGATCATGGCACAGTGGCATTTAAAAATATCAGCATCACCAAATACGATAAGGCCCGCCCTGGCTTGTCCAATTTACACTACACAGTGTATGAAGGGAAGTTTAATGAAGAGCCCGATTTTAGTGAACTCATTCCTAAGTTTGAAGGGTCCGCTGAAATGATTAGTTCCAATATGGTGCAGCTAAAGAATGAATTCCTGGTGCGTTATACCGGGAAATTGCAGGTAAATGAAGCGGGTGAATATGCTTTTAACCTTAGCACGCCTGGTGGCAAGGGCTTTCTTAAAATCAATGACAAGACGGTTATTCCCATGGACCAATCCGATGGTGAGGGCAAGATCACACTGCCTGCTGGGAGTATGCCATTTGAACTTGCTTATGCCAAATTCGAAGATTGGGCGCAGCCTGCATTGGGACTATCGGTTGCGGGTCCGGGCATTCGTGAATATTCTGCAAGTGATGCCAATACGCCCGGCGGTGATGTGGTGGATCCTATATTGGTGAATGCGACTAACAATACGCTCCTGCATTCCTTTATGGATATACCCGGACAAAGAATCGTACATGCCGTAAGTGTAGGCAGCCCCACAAAATTGCACTATACCTACGATATGGAAAAAGGCAACCTGGTGCAGGTTTGGCGTGGCGGCTTTTTAGATGCCACCCCCATGTGGCATGAAAGGGGCGATGGGTCATCAAGGCCCGCAGGTAGCGTGGTCCTGTTCGGTACATCCAGCTTCTTCCTGCAAAAATTGTCGTCCCAACAGCAAGCCTGGTCAACTGATTCTGCCGGCACAGGCTATCGGCCCAAAGGTTACCAGTTGGATAAAGAGGATCGTCCGGCTTTCCGCTACCAGCTCTATGGCAGTAATGTAGTTGATGCAATGGTGGCCCTGGAGAATGGCCAGGGTATCAAAAGGGAGATCACTGTAAAAGGGCCAGCCCAGAATTTGCATGCATTATTGGCCAGGGGAAAGAATATTGAATTGCTGCCCGGCGGACTATACATCATTGATGATAAAGCCTATTATATCCAGGTCAATGATAACGGTGGGGCTCAGCCGATTCTTCGCACATCTGGTGGTCAGCAGGAATTGCTGTTACCCGTTAAAGAAAAAATCACGTATACTATCCTGTTTTAA
- a CDS encoding metallophosphoesterase family protein yields MKRRDLLKYVSAGTLGLGLNVHAMAGQGAGKVYGGVKKGSFAIDGNRVRFFHPGIREKFSMLMLADTHLFKDDQRGEPYRQYSGRMAKAYNQTKHFQTGEATDPETSFITTLNIAAEQNAAFVALVGDIFSFPSEAAVDWVQAQLKSAGLPYEYTAGNHDWHYEGMEGSSTNLRRTWIENRLKPMYRSADPMMSYYEVNDTCFITIDNSTYEILPEQLDFYNKKIRNGKPTILMVHIPLFAPGRSVGFGCGNPDWGAKTDKNFELERRQRWPEKGHTKTTFDFYKAVFNSENLMGILAGHIHKPSLDVINGIPQIVTDANAVGAYLQVELIPAEKTQI; encoded by the coding sequence ATGAAAAGAAGGGACCTCCTGAAGTATGTATCAGCCGGCACATTAGGCCTGGGTCTTAATGTGCATGCAATGGCCGGCCAGGGTGCAGGAAAAGTTTATGGCGGTGTAAAAAAAGGAAGCTTCGCCATTGATGGCAACAGGGTACGTTTTTTTCATCCGGGTATCCGGGAGAAGTTCAGTATGCTGATGCTTGCCGACACCCACTTATTCAAGGATGACCAGAGAGGTGAACCCTATCGCCAATACAGTGGAAGAATGGCGAAGGCATACAACCAGACAAAACATTTCCAGACCGGGGAAGCAACTGATCCGGAAACAAGTTTTATTACAACACTCAACATTGCAGCAGAACAAAATGCGGCATTTGTTGCATTGGTCGGAGATATATTCAGCTTTCCTTCAGAAGCCGCAGTAGATTGGGTGCAGGCCCAATTGAAAAGCGCCGGATTGCCCTATGAATATACGGCAGGCAATCATGACTGGCACTATGAGGGAATGGAGGGCAGCTCAACTAATTTACGCAGGACCTGGATTGAAAACCGGCTGAAGCCAATGTACAGGTCAGCAGATCCGATGATGAGTTATTACGAAGTAAATGACACTTGTTTTATCACCATCGATAATTCAACCTATGAAATATTACCAGAGCAGCTGGACTTCTACAATAAGAAAATCAGGAATGGTAAGCCAACCATATTGATGGTACACATACCCCTCTTCGCACCTGGCCGTTCTGTCGGATTCGGTTGCGGGAATCCAGACTGGGGCGCAAAAACTGACAAGAATTTTGAATTGGAAAGGCGGCAACGCTGGCCGGAAAAAGGACATACCAAAACAACATTTGATTTTTACAAAGCGGTATTCAACTCAGAAAACCTGATGGGTATCCTTGCCGGGCATATACATAAGCCATCCCTTGATGTGATCAATGGCATTCCACAGATAGTTACCGATGCGAATGCTGTGGGCGCATACCTGCAGGTAGAATTAATACCTGCGGAAAAAACACAAATATAG
- the hemN gene encoding oxygen-independent coproporphyrinogen III oxidase, whose product MITAPLLKKYNQAIPRYTSYPTLPNWHDTITTEEWAQCFTTQFKRHNNQDGISVYIHLPFCESLCTYCGCNKKITTNHKVEDDYMKAVLKEWQLYLQLMPEKPVIRELHLGGGTPTFFSPENLQKLLTGILAQATIHPDHQFSFEGHPNNTSYAHLLTLFNLGFRRLSLGVQDNDPIVQFVINRIQPFEAVKEVTEWAREIGYTSVNFDLIYGLPKQTLESIERTLLQCITLKPDRVAFYSYAHVPWTSRGQRLFDEKDLPSPDLKMQLYRLGKFLFSSNGYADIGMDHFALRNDELFKVREKGKLHRNFMGYTTQSTALLIGLGVSSISDTGNGYAQNNKTIQEYYQSVNDGRLAVTKGYFLSAEDQSFKKYILDISCKGATKFHPEDLQTLRELTFPQLENIAEDGLINWDESGLTVTPLGHHFIRNICSAFDLYLLKKKSGIEVPAYSKAI is encoded by the coding sequence ATGATCACTGCACCACTATTAAAGAAATACAACCAGGCGATCCCACGATATACCAGTTACCCAACCCTGCCCAACTGGCACGATACCATCACGACAGAAGAATGGGCCCAATGTTTTACAACGCAGTTCAAGCGGCATAACAACCAGGATGGGATCAGTGTATATATTCACCTGCCTTTTTGCGAATCACTCTGTACCTATTGCGGCTGTAATAAAAAGATCACCACCAATCATAAGGTGGAGGATGATTATATGAAAGCGGTGCTCAAAGAATGGCAATTGTACCTGCAATTAATGCCGGAAAAACCAGTTATCCGTGAATTGCACCTGGGCGGCGGGACACCAACTTTCTTTTCACCGGAGAACCTGCAAAAACTATTGACAGGGATCCTGGCACAGGCCACTATCCATCCTGATCACCAATTCAGTTTTGAAGGCCATCCTAACAATACCAGTTATGCGCATTTGCTCACCTTGTTCAACCTGGGATTTCGGCGCCTGAGTTTGGGCGTGCAGGATAATGACCCCATAGTGCAATTTGTGATCAACCGGATCCAGCCATTTGAAGCGGTGAAAGAGGTAACGGAATGGGCCCGGGAGATAGGTTACACCTCAGTTAACTTCGACCTTATTTATGGCTTACCCAAACAGACCCTGGAAAGCATCGAGCGCACCCTTTTGCAATGCATTACGCTAAAGCCGGACCGTGTGGCTTTTTACAGTTATGCGCATGTTCCCTGGACGAGCCGCGGCCAAAGATTGTTCGATGAAAAGGACCTGCCCTCCCCCGACCTTAAAATGCAGTTGTACCGTTTGGGTAAATTCCTTTTTTCGTCGAATGGATATGCAGATATCGGAATGGACCATTTCGCGTTGCGTAATGATGAATTATTCAAAGTGCGCGAAAAAGGAAAACTGCACCGCAATTTTATGGGGTATACCACGCAATCAACCGCTTTGTTGATCGGGCTTGGCGTTTCCAGTATCAGCGATACCGGCAATGGGTATGCACAGAATAATAAAACCATACAGGAATATTACCAGTCGGTCAATGATGGTCGCCTGGCCGTTACCAAGGGATATTTCTTAAGTGCCGAAGACCAATCATTTAAAAAATACATTTTGGATATCAGTTGCAAAGGCGCCACAAAGTTCCACCCTGAAGACCTGCAAACGCTCCGGGAACTAACATTCCCACAACTGGAAAACATAGCCGAAGACGGATTAATTAACTGGGATGAAAGCGGACTGACGGTTACGCCACTGGGGCACCATTTCATCCGGAATATCTGCAGCGCCTTTGACCTGTACCTGCTGAAAAAAAAATCCGGTATTGAGGTACCCGCATACAGCAAGGCAATATAG